The genomic interval ATCATGCGAAAGCGGCTCCAGAAAAGCGGAAGGATCAACATCGTCACGCCCGTCATCACGGCCAGGTCCAGATTTCGCAGGCCGTCGCTCTGAATGGGATGCACGAGCGCGGTCAGGCCCAGAATGGCCAGAATGTTGAAGATATTCGAGCCCACGACGTTGCCTACGGCCAGATCCGACTCCTGACGGATGGCGGCGACGATCGTGGTGGCCAGCTCCGGAAGGCTCGTGCCCACGGCCACGACACTCAGCCCGATGACCGCCTCGCTCACCTCGAGCGCCCGTGCCAGCGCCACGGCCGCTTCCACGAACAGGTTGGCGCCCGTCAGCAGCAGCGCCAGCCCGCCCACCGTGAAAAGCAGATCCAGCCAGACGCTCCGCGAGGGGCGCGCCGGCACGTCCAGCTCCACCGTCTGGTTCGTCCTGCGGGCAATCCAGAAGCTGGCCAGCAGATACAGGATCAACAAACCGAAAAGCACGGCGCCCTCGGCCCGTCCGATCCGGTGGTCATGCAGCATCCAGAGCAGCAACAGCGTGCAGCCGATGGCCACCGGGACGTCGAAGCGCACCAGCTGGAGCTGAATGCGGATCGGCCGAATGGCCGCCGCCACACCCAGAATCAGCGCCAGGTTGGCAATGTTCGAGCCCACCACGTTGCCCACCGCCAGATCCGGGCTTCCTTTCAGCGCCGCCTGCAGGCTCACGCCCAGCTCCGGA from Rhodothermus marinus carries:
- a CDS encoding calcium/sodium antiporter, encoding MSPLLSLLLLVVGGLLLYLGAEGLIRGSVALALRLGLTPLVVGLTVVAFGTSSPELGVSLQAALKGSPDLAVGNVVGSNIANLALILGVAAAIRPIRIQLQLVRFDVPVAIGCTLLLLWMLHDHRIGRAEGAVLFGLLILYLLASFWIARRTNQTVELDVPARPSRSVWLDLLFTVGGLALLLTGANLFVEAAVALARALEVSEAVIGLSVVAVGTSLPELATTIVAAIRQESDLAVGNVVGSNIFNILAILGLTALVHPIQSDGLRNLDLAVMTGVTMLILPLFWSRFRMMRWEGGLLLIIYAAYLYTLAP